One genomic window of Halovivax cerinus includes the following:
- a CDS encoding AI-2E family transporter, with the protein MDASRDPPDWLTEQPGLTALAVVSILLALLVIVPYLQYVLFGVVLAYIAHPVQQRLERYVRPTIASLVVVAATVVVVLLPLVYLLTVAFRQGLLVVEWIRDEELDVATIEQLLESNGYAVDLVELYEANQDRIASGIQQLTDAAINVVGGLPNMFIGLTITTFVLFGLLRDGVRLVEWVQWVIPVDDEILADLQEGIDELMWASVVGNVAVAVIQAIMLGAGLWVAGVPAVIFLTVATFVLTLLPLIGAFGVWIPASIYLLATGSTTAGAAMVVYGMFVTFSDSYYRPAIIGQTGGYNAVIVIVGIFGGLVAFGAIGLFLGPVVLGATKLVLDSFARVRTGEEPPGAVADADGGPKPGSDATDADDSTGSESGGDGASHPDEPTDRTG; encoded by the coding sequence ATGGACGCGTCTCGGGATCCGCCCGACTGGCTCACCGAACAGCCGGGATTGACAGCGCTCGCGGTCGTCAGCATACTACTGGCGTTGCTGGTGATCGTCCCGTACCTCCAGTACGTGCTGTTCGGTGTGGTCCTCGCGTACATCGCCCATCCGGTCCAGCAGCGACTGGAGCGCTACGTCCGGCCGACGATCGCGTCGCTCGTCGTCGTCGCGGCGACCGTCGTCGTCGTGTTGCTCCCGCTCGTGTACCTGCTAACCGTCGCGTTTCGTCAGGGGCTTCTCGTCGTCGAGTGGATCCGGGACGAAGAACTCGACGTCGCGACGATCGAACAACTCCTGGAGAGCAACGGCTACGCCGTCGATCTGGTAGAACTCTACGAGGCGAACCAGGATCGTATCGCCTCCGGGATCCAGCAACTGACCGACGCGGCGATCAACGTCGTCGGTGGTCTCCCGAACATGTTCATCGGGCTGACGATCACGACCTTCGTCCTGTTCGGGCTGCTTCGGGACGGCGTTCGCCTCGTCGAGTGGGTCCAGTGGGTCATTCCCGTCGACGACGAGATTCTGGCCGATCTCCAGGAGGGAATCGACGAACTCATGTGGGCCTCCGTGGTCGGCAACGTCGCAGTCGCGGTCATCCAGGCCATCATGCTCGGCGCCGGCCTGTGGGTCGCAGGCGTCCCGGCCGTGATCTTTCTCACGGTCGCGACGTTCGTCCTGACCCTCCTGCCACTCATCGGCGCGTTCGGTGTCTGGATCCCCGCATCAATCTACCTCCTCGCGACCGGTAGCACGACCGCTGGTGCGGCGATGGTGGTGTACGGTATGTTCGTCACGTTCTCCGATTCGTACTACCGGCCGGCGATCATCGGCCAGACCGGCGGGTACAACGCCGTCATCGTCATCGTCGGTATCTTCGGGGGCCTGGTCGCCTTCGGCGCCATCGGTCTGTTCCTCGGCCCGGTCGTCCTCGGCGCGACGAAGCTCGTCCTCGACAGTTTCGCCCGTGTTCGAACGGGGGAGGAACCACCCGGTGCGGTTGCCGACGCCGATGGGGGCCCGAAACCTGGCTCGGATGCGACGGATGCGGACGACTCGACGGGGTCCGAATCGGGAGGCGACGGAGCCTCTCACCCCGACGAACCGACGGATCGAACCGGCTGA
- the gcvPA gene encoding aminomethyl-transferring glycine dehydrogenase subunit GcvPA: MDGSRTTGSPYAPHTDTETAAMLDAVGVDSEEALFDIPEPVQFDGDFGIDARSEREARQLVESILERNDDLVELLGRGHYGYYIPSLVDHLSDRSEFLTSYTQYQPEVSQGFLQALFEYQSMLVELTGLEVANCSMYDAATALGEAATLADRVRGVSGSVVLVPEILDENKRSTLGNYVAGTDLVVETYAMDDGAADVDSIADRLDEDVVMLYAENPTVRGTIEPGLSALGDLATESDTLFVLGSDPVALSLLERPADVGADVVIGDASVLGLPTAYGMGLGLFATREDYLRQVPGRLVGASEDGDDRRAYTLTLQTREQHIRRERATSNICTNQAWVALRTAIHAATLGPDGLVDLATRDVTRARELADRVDALPGVTAPVHDRHHVREFVASVDGSASGIATDLEDHGYAVHALGADELQICVAGATDDELDGFVDALSEVIR, translated from the coding sequence ATGGACGGATCACGCACGACGGGGAGTCCGTACGCTCCTCACACGGACACGGAGACGGCGGCCATGCTCGATGCGGTGGGGGTCGACTCGGAGGAGGCGCTCTTCGACATTCCGGAGCCGGTGCAGTTCGACGGTGACTTCGGAATCGACGCCCGCTCGGAACGAGAGGCTCGCCAGCTGGTCGAATCGATTCTCGAACGAAACGACGATCTGGTCGAACTGCTCGGACGGGGCCACTACGGCTACTACATTCCCTCGCTGGTCGACCACCTCTCGGACCGCTCCGAGTTTCTCACCTCGTACACGCAGTACCAGCCGGAAGTTTCGCAGGGCTTCCTGCAGGCACTCTTCGAGTACCAGTCGATGCTCGTGGAGTTGACGGGCCTCGAGGTCGCGAACTGCTCGATGTACGACGCCGCGACGGCGCTCGGCGAAGCGGCGACGCTCGCCGACCGGGTTCGCGGGGTCTCGGGCTCGGTCGTCCTCGTTCCCGAGATCCTCGATGAGAACAAGCGCTCGACGCTCGGCAACTACGTCGCCGGGACCGACCTCGTCGTCGAGACGTACGCGATGGACGACGGCGCGGCCGACGTAGACTCGATCGCCGATCGGCTGGACGAGGACGTCGTCATGCTGTACGCGGAGAATCCCACCGTTCGCGGGACGATCGAACCCGGACTCTCGGCACTCGGCGACCTCGCGACCGAGTCGGACACGTTGTTCGTCCTCGGCTCCGACCCCGTCGCCCTCTCGCTGCTCGAACGGCCGGCCGACGTCGGCGCCGACGTCGTAATCGGAGACGCGAGCGTCCTCGGATTGCCGACCGCCTACGGCATGGGCCTCGGCCTCTTCGCGACGCGCGAGGACTACCTGCGTCAGGTTCCCGGCAGACTGGTCGGTGCGAGCGAAGACGGCGACGATCGTCGAGCCTACACGCTCACCCTCCAGACGCGCGAACAGCACATTCGCCGCGAACGAGCGACGAGCAACATCTGCACGAACCAGGCCTGGGTGGCGCTGCGGACGGCGATCCACGCCGCGACACTCGGGCCGGACGGGTTGGTCGATCTGGCGACGCGCGACGTCACCCGGGCGCGCGAACTGGCCGATCGGGTCGACGCCCTCCCCGGCGTCACGGCGCCGGTTCACGACCGACACCACGTCCGTGAGTTCGTGGCCAGTGTCGACGGCTCCGCGTCGGGGATCGCCACCGACCTCGAGGACCACGGATACGCGGTGCACGCCCTCGGCGCGGACGAACTCCAGATCTGCGTCGCGGGCGCGACCGACGACGAACTCGATGGATTCGTCGACGCCCTCTCGGAGGTGATTCGATGA
- the gcvPB gene encoding aminomethyl-transferring glycine dehydrogenase subunit GcvPB, translated as MSDDGSAEIRHDQARWSTNGTYEPLLSEKDSTKVTVDADAAGLPDDLTRDSLELPGLSESELSRHYTRLSQQTYGITSGPYPLGSCTMKYNPPFTEDVAALPGAAVHPDRSEASIQGTLELLFRLQGYLARIGGMDAVTLQPPAGAAGEFVGIRVAAAYHEHNGEGHRDEVIVPESAHGTNFATAALGGYDVVSLPSDEHGRVDLDALEAALSESTAALMLTNPNTLGLFERDIEEIAAMVHDVGGLLYYDGANLNALLGRARPGDMGFDVMHYNVHKTFATPHGGGGPGAGPVGVVSELAPFLPAPRVRDADEPTDAGVETTEADAPDPTADSTGAAYELFDPEHTIGHVHGFQGNWLVLVKTFAYIARLGDEGLADASAKAVLNANYLGSQIDYEIPYEPFHHEFVASAGEQDAADVAKRMLDYGVHPPTTKWPEIVSQALMTEPTEVESKSTLDQLAAAFDAVAEEDDATIEAAPSRTTAKRIDQTSAARTPRLSWQALDDE; from the coding sequence ATGAGTGACGACGGATCGGCCGAGATTCGCCACGACCAGGCTCGCTGGTCGACGAACGGGACGTACGAACCGCTGCTCTCGGAGAAGGACTCGACGAAAGTCACAGTCGACGCCGACGCGGCGGGTCTCCCCGACGACCTGACTCGGGACTCGCTCGAGCTCCCGGGTCTGTCCGAATCGGAGCTCTCGCGTCACTACACGCGCCTCTCCCAGCAGACCTACGGGATCACCAGCGGGCCGTACCCGCTCGGGTCCTGTACCATGAAGTACAACCCGCCGTTCACAGAGGACGTCGCGGCGCTGCCGGGGGCGGCGGTCCACCCCGACCGCTCAGAGGCGTCGATCCAGGGAACGCTCGAACTCCTGTTCCGGCTACAAGGCTACCTCGCCCGTATCGGCGGGATGGACGCCGTGACGCTCCAGCCGCCCGCAGGTGCGGCCGGCGAGTTCGTCGGCATCCGCGTCGCCGCGGCCTACCACGAGCACAACGGCGAGGGCCACCGCGACGAGGTCATCGTCCCAGAGAGCGCGCACGGAACGAACTTCGCGACGGCGGCGCTGGGCGGATACGACGTCGTCTCGCTGCCGAGCGACGAGCACGGCCGCGTCGATCTCGACGCGCTGGAGGCGGCGTTGTCGGAGAGTACGGCTGCGTTGATGCTTACCAACCCGAACACGCTCGGGCTGTTCGAGCGTGACATCGAGGAGATCGCCGCGATGGTCCACGACGTCGGCGGACTGTTGTACTACGACGGGGCGAACTTAAACGCCCTCCTCGGTCGGGCCCGACCCGGCGACATGGGCTTCGACGTGATGCACTACAACGTCCACAAGACGTTCGCGACGCCCCACGGTGGCGGCGGGCCCGGCGCCGGTCCCGTCGGTGTCGTTTCGGAACTCGCACCGTTCCTCCCTGCGCCGCGCGTGCGCGATGCGGACGAGCCGACGGACGCCGGCGTCGAGACCACTGAAGCCGACGCCCCGGATCCGACCGCCGACAGCACCGGCGCGGCGTACGAACTCTTCGACCCCGAGCACACGATCGGGCACGTCCACGGGTTCCAGGGCAACTGGCTCGTCCTGGTGAAGACGTTCGCCTACATCGCCCGCCTGGGCGACGAGGGACTCGCGGACGCGAGCGCGAAGGCGGTGCTCAACGCGAACTACCTGGGGAGCCAGATCGACTACGAAATCCCCTACGAGCCGTTCCACCACGAGTTCGTCGCAAGCGCAGGCGAGCAAGACGCCGCCGACGTGGCAAAGCGCATGCTCGATTACGGCGTCCACCCGCCGACGACGAAGTGGCCCGAGATCGTCTCGCAGGCGCTCATGACCGAACCCACCGAAGTCGAGTCGAAGTCCACGCTCGACCAGCTCGCTGCCGCGTTCGACGCGGTGGCCGAGGAGGACGACGCGACGATCGAGGCCGCACCGTCTCGGACCACCGCAAAACGCATCGATCAGACGAGTGCGGCGCGAACCCCGCGACTGTCCTGGCAGGCGCTCGACGACGAGTAG
- a CDS encoding macro domain-containing protein produces MKFATVQGDIARQRADALVNAAGTSVRMGSGVAGALRRGANGPINDEATSKGPIDLGAVAVTGAYDLDAEYVIHAAAMPHYGDGRATADSIRDATVNALEMADDLGCESIVVPVLGTGAAGFSFEAGARTVFEAIRDYEPDAVTDCRVIAYSADEYDTLERIAERVRST; encoded by the coding sequence GTGAAGTTCGCCACCGTCCAGGGCGATATCGCCCGACAGCGTGCGGATGCACTGGTGAACGCCGCCGGGACGAGTGTGCGGATGGGAAGCGGCGTCGCCGGTGCGCTTCGGCGCGGGGCCAACGGCCCGATCAACGACGAGGCGACGTCGAAGGGACCGATCGACCTCGGCGCGGTCGCGGTCACCGGCGCATACGATCTCGACGCGGAGTACGTGATTCACGCCGCCGCGATGCCCCACTACGGCGACGGGCGGGCGACGGCGGACAGCATCCGGGACGCGACGGTCAACGCACTCGAAATGGCTGACGATCTCGGGTGTGAGTCTATCGTCGTCCCCGTTCTGGGGACGGGTGCGGCCGGCTTCTCGTTCGAGGCGGGCGCTCGGACCGTTTTCGAGGCGATCCGAGACTACGAGCCGGACGCGGTCACCGACTGTCGGGTGATCGCGTATTCCGCAGACGAGTACGACACGCTCGAACGAATCGCCGAGCGCGTTCGGTCCACCTGA
- a CDS encoding high-potential iron-sulfur protein, whose product MATVGVAALSGCTDGDDGDETTDPDDENGEERPAGVSREEFESGPVPDVYVSATSLGAEERDPDEVRPKSEVSFSDYEAAQENDAHQPGTCCANCADYIPDKNGDEFGACAEVEGYIDGEDWCTIYETLPEPEVPDGVSEDELATAEVPAAYQTASSQAGEERTPDELQSQDAGSLMESVDAIADGVARPGQSCGNCAEYIPDENGDTWGACAKVEGYVAVEDWCSIWEHVSEAA is encoded by the coding sequence GTGGCGACTGTCGGTGTCGCAGCACTGAGTGGGTGCACCGACGGAGACGACGGCGATGAGACGACGGATCCCGACGACGAGAACGGCGAGGAGCGCCCGGCGGGCGTCTCACGAGAGGAGTTCGAAAGCGGTCCCGTTCCAGACGTGTACGTGTCTGCGACCTCACTGGGAGCCGAAGAACGCGACCCCGACGAGGTGCGTCCGAAATCGGAGGTCAGTTTCTCCGACTACGAGGCGGCCCAGGAGAACGACGCGCATCAACCGGGGACGTGCTGTGCGAACTGCGCCGATTACATTCCGGACAAAAACGGCGACGAGTTCGGTGCCTGTGCGGAGGTCGAGGGGTACATCGACGGCGAGGACTGGTGTACGATTTACGAGACGTTGCCCGAACCGGAGGTCCCCGATGGGGTATCCGAAGACGAGTTGGCGACGGCCGAGGTGCCGGCGGCCTACCAGACCGCGAGTTCGCAAGCCGGCGAGGAGCGCACGCCGGACGAACTCCAGAGTCAAGACGCCGGTAGCCTGATGGAGTCGGTAGATGCGATCGCAGACGGGGTCGCTCGACCGGGACAGTCCTGCGGAAACTGTGCCGAGTACATCCCGGACGAGAACGGCGACACGTGGGGCGCCTGTGCGAAGGTCGAGGGGTACGTCGCAGTCGAAGACTGGTGTTCGATCTGGGAACACGTCAGCGAAGCGGCCTGA
- a CDS encoding tryptophanase: MPTYRTKVSERIRLPSRTEREEALETAGYNVFNVDADDVYIDLLTDSGTGAMSDEQWAALHRGDESYAGSSSFERLESAVRDVMGFPQVVPAHQGRGAENVLYGSLVDEGDVVLNNTHFDTTRAHVANQGARPVDCPVDGARDPTARGGQFDGNFSIDRAREIVDDVGTDAIPAVVLTITNNSAAGQPVSVSNTREVARFAAEIDATFVIDACRFAENAYFVSEREDEFDDATVAEIAREQLGYADALVMSGKKDGLVNVGGFVATDDDDLYQACKHRAILYEGFPTYGGMAGRDMEALAVGLREAVEAAYVADRVEQVRQFGERLADDGVPVYEPIGGHAVYIDAAAALPQIPADEFPGQALVCECYLEGGVRGVELGSFAFPDADRPELVRLAVPRRTYGPAHFDHVAETVRSVFEDHESVRGLRLASDPPIPELRHFTAELEPVPTTTPSTTSTE, encoded by the coding sequence ATGCCAACGTACCGAACGAAGGTCTCAGAGCGGATCCGACTGCCGTCACGCACCGAGCGTGAGGAAGCACTCGAAACGGCCGGATACAACGTCTTCAACGTCGACGCAGACGACGTCTATATCGACCTGCTCACCGACAGCGGTACGGGCGCGATGAGCGACGAGCAGTGGGCGGCCCTCCACCGCGGCGACGAGTCCTACGCCGGGTCGTCGAGCTTCGAACGCCTCGAATCGGCCGTCAGGGACGTCATGGGCTTTCCACAGGTCGTCCCCGCCCACCAGGGTCGCGGCGCCGAAAACGTCCTCTACGGATCACTCGTCGACGAGGGCGACGTCGTCCTGAACAACACCCACTTCGACACCACGCGAGCGCACGTGGCGAACCAGGGCGCCCGGCCGGTCGATTGCCCGGTCGACGGGGCCCGTGATCCCACCGCCCGCGGCGGCCAGTTCGACGGCAACTTCTCTATCGATCGGGCCCGCGAGATCGTCGACGACGTCGGCACCGACGCCATCCCGGCGGTCGTGCTCACCATCACCAACAACTCGGCGGCCGGCCAGCCCGTCAGCGTTTCGAACACGCGGGAGGTCGCCCGGTTCGCCGCGGAGATCGACGCGACGTTCGTCATCGACGCCTGTCGATTCGCCGAGAACGCTTACTTCGTCTCCGAACGAGAGGACGAGTTCGACGACGCGACCGTCGCCGAGATCGCACGCGAACAACTCGGCTACGCGGACGCGCTCGTGATGAGTGGGAAGAAAGACGGGCTCGTCAACGTCGGGGGATTCGTCGCGACGGACGACGACGACCTCTATCAGGCGTGCAAGCACCGGGCCATCCTCTACGAGGGGTTTCCAACCTACGGCGGGATGGCCGGCCGGGACATGGAGGCGCTCGCAGTCGGCCTCAGGGAAGCGGTCGAAGCGGCCTACGTCGCGGATCGGGTGGAGCAGGTCCGGCAATTCGGCGAGCGACTCGCCGACGACGGCGTTCCCGTCTACGAACCGATCGGCGGCCACGCCGTCTACATCGACGCGGCTGCGGCCCTCCCACAGATCCCCGCAGACGAATTCCCGGGCCAGGCACTCGTCTGTGAATGCTACCTGGAGGGCGGCGTTCGTGGCGTCGAACTCGGCAGCTTCGCCTTCCCCGACGCCGACCGGCCGGAACTCGTCCGCCTCGCGGTCCCCCGCCGAACCTACGGCCCGGCCCACTTCGACCACGTCGCGGAGACGGTTCGGTCGGTTTTCGAGGACCACGAGTCGGTGCGCGGCCTCCGTCTCGCATCCGACCCGCCGATTCCGGAGCTCAGACACTTCACCGCGGAACTCGAGCCGGTCCCGACGACGACTCCCTCGACGACCAGCACCGAGTGA
- a CDS encoding EthD domain-containing protein — MHKHVSLLTRTDAVSHDEFVDRWQAADLDEEIDGVVRYHEVLPTMPEHAEFDGLAEFFFEDEAAYEDAVDDDSLVSNVGGEFAEAVADERGMAGEPIVQRDDVDGDSDELFKHSAFLVRQADMTHEAFVDHWQNNHTPIAREITGVVKYDTVVPTDPDAQPFDGIAELYFEDIDALYDALGSEGSRDYEAVGEMAEKAREDVNNFLAIDERPRFIGQEHLVSGR; from the coding sequence ATGCACAAACACGTTTCTCTGTTGACGCGCACGGACGCCGTTTCGCACGACGAGTTCGTCGACCGTTGGCAGGCCGCCGACCTAGACGAGGAGATCGACGGCGTCGTCCGCTATCACGAGGTCCTCCCGACCATGCCGGAACACGCTGAGTTCGACGGCCTCGCGGAGTTCTTCTTCGAAGACGAGGCGGCCTACGAGGACGCAGTCGACGACGATTCGCTCGTCTCGAACGTCGGCGGGGAGTTCGCCGAGGCCGTCGCGGACGAGCGCGGAATGGCCGGCGAGCCGATCGTCCAGCGCGACGACGTCGACGGCGACTCCGACGAACTGTTCAAGCACTCTGCCTTCCTCGTCCGGCAGGCGGACATGACCCACGAGGCGTTCGTCGATCACTGGCAGAACAACCACACGCCGATCGCTCGCGAGATCACCGGCGTCGTCAAGTACGACACCGTCGTCCCCACGGATCCCGACGCCCAGCCGTTCGACGGCATCGCGGAACTGTACTTCGAGGACATCGACGCCCTCTACGACGCGCTCGGCAGCGAGGGCTCGCGTGACTACGAGGCAGTCGGCGAGATGGCCGAGAAGGCCCGCGAAGACGTGAACAACTTCCTGGCGATCGACGAGCGACCGCGCTTCATCGGCCAGGAACACCTCGTCAGCGGGCGGTGA
- a CDS encoding HD domain-containing protein yields the protein MSDLAAQVRESLPELDEIEDAGLRDRVVEAWMLGLERGGWQDIADIPYAWNIHEVTNVEHVRGVTKIALEAARLQREFHGADPDLDVVVAACLLHDVGKCYEYPEFVDDALLDEPDPTYVSEEIPHSISGYALAHEVGCSLAVQRAIPHFLGEVPTRTLEAELVKSANSASSNAITEASMGITLQEWVEEYSQTS from the coding sequence GTGTCCGATCTCGCCGCCCAGGTCCGCGAGTCGCTTCCGGAACTGGATGAGATCGAGGACGCAGGCCTTCGCGACCGGGTCGTCGAGGCCTGGATGCTCGGCCTCGAACGGGGCGGCTGGCAGGATATCGCCGATATCCCCTACGCCTGGAACATCCACGAGGTCACCAACGTCGAGCACGTCCGCGGCGTGACGAAGATCGCGCTCGAGGCCGCGCGCCTCCAGCGGGAGTTCCACGGCGCCGACCCCGATCTCGACGTCGTCGTCGCAGCCTGCCTCTTGCACGACGTCGGCAAGTGCTACGAGTACCCCGAGTTTGTCGACGACGCCCTCCTCGACGAACCGGACCCGACCTACGTCAGCGAGGAGATCCCCCACTCGATCTCCGGCTACGCGCTCGCCCACGAGGTCGGCTGTTCGCTCGCCGTGCAGCGGGCGATCCCGCACTTTCTGGGAGAGGTGCCGACGCGGACGCTCGAAGCCGAACTCGTAAAGAGCGCGAACTCCGCCTCGTCGAATGCGATTACAGAGGCGTCCATGGGTATCACGCTCCAGGAGTGGGTCGAGGAGTACTCACAGACGTCCTGA
- a CDS encoding mechanosensitive ion channel family protein, which yields MGDMQLVVQQVQVPDYLQDPIADIAVYVPRLLGAIVILLIGWVVGRAVAGVVRRIADGIELDRMVLETPLGRVLGGSERAVSGAFGKLGKWFVYALAILAAANVLAIPTLSEWVSTAVSYLPAFVAGLLVITIGFVVADFIGDIIERTRAATETAYTSWFANGARIFLYATALVIGLETMGIDVGILYVFARALAWGLAAAVAIGAGVAFGWGGKDYVSENIDRWMGGANAMAPDETTGGTTSRERRGTDREAGPGAEDD from the coding sequence ATGGGAGACATGCAACTGGTCGTCCAGCAAGTACAGGTCCCCGACTACCTGCAGGATCCGATCGCGGACATCGCGGTCTACGTTCCACGATTGCTCGGGGCGATCGTCATCCTCCTGATCGGGTGGGTCGTCGGCCGGGCGGTCGCCGGGGTCGTCCGCCGAATCGCCGACGGGATCGAACTCGATCGGATGGTCCTCGAAACGCCGCTCGGGCGCGTCCTCGGTGGATCGGAACGGGCCGTCTCCGGCGCGTTCGGTAAACTCGGCAAGTGGTTCGTCTACGCGCTTGCGATCCTCGCAGCGGCCAACGTACTGGCGATTCCGACGCTGTCAGAGTGGGTCTCGACGGCGGTATCGTACCTCCCCGCCTTCGTCGCGGGCCTGCTCGTCATCACGATCGGGTTCGTCGTGGCGGACTTCATCGGCGACATCATCGAACGCACGCGCGCGGCGACGGAGACGGCGTACACGTCGTGGTTCGCGAACGGCGCGCGAATCTTCCTCTACGCCACGGCGCTGGTCATCGGCCTGGAGACGATGGGGATCGACGTCGGTATCCTCTACGTGTTCGCCCGGGCGCTCGCCTGGGGCCTGGCGGCCGCCGTGGCGATCGGCGCCGGTGTCGCCTTCGGCTGGGGCGGCAAGGACTACGTCTCGGAGAACATCGACCGCTGGATGGGCGGTGCCAACGCGATGGCGCCGGACGAGACGACCGGCGGTACGACCTCGCGCGAGCGACGCGGTACCGACCGCGAGGCCGGGCCCGGAGCCGAAGACGACTGA
- a CDS encoding NAD-dependent epimerase/dehydratase family protein, whose translation MSDETVLVTGGTGFIGSFICADLIEHGHDAVAYDLSTDTSILAKLGVADEVDVVRGDVTDPTDVIRTVRETGTTRIVHLAALLTTTARENPRAAIDVNVMGTNNVFEAARTLDDQVERVAWASSAAVFAPPTNYEDDWVTEDDLVYPDTLYGATKEYNEHQARIYHEDYGLDHVALRPTVAYGPYRETGGSAFLANIVEKPALGESFSVEYGDQVIDWQYVEDIAQAFRLAAFADESDLSQRVYNVRGEVATIREAAETVQTIMPDADITVSDDGELPWTQQLEMSAIQTDLGYDPEFDLETGFRTYINTLRRDAGLEAV comes from the coding sequence ATGTCCGACGAAACCGTACTCGTAACCGGCGGAACCGGCTTTATCGGCTCGTTCATCTGTGCCGATCTGATCGAGCACGGCCACGACGCCGTCGCCTACGACCTCTCGACCGACACCAGCATTCTGGCGAAACTCGGCGTCGCCGACGAGGTCGACGTCGTGCGTGGTGACGTCACCGATCCGACGGACGTGATCCGGACCGTCCGCGAGACGGGGACGACGCGCATCGTTCACCTGGCCGCGCTCCTGACGACCACGGCCCGCGAGAACCCGCGGGCGGCGATCGACGTGAACGTCATGGGGACGAACAACGTCTTCGAGGCTGCACGTACGCTGGACGATCAGGTAGAGCGCGTCGCGTGGGCCTCCTCCGCGGCCGTCTTCGCGCCGCCGACGAACTACGAGGACGACTGGGTCACCGAAGACGACCTCGTCTACCCCGACACGCTCTACGGCGCGACGAAGGAGTACAACGAGCACCAGGCTCGCATCTACCACGAAGACTACGGGTTAGACCACGTGGCCCTGCGACCGACGGTCGCGTACGGCCCCTATCGCGAGACCGGCGGTTCGGCCTTCCTCGCGAACATCGTCGAGAAGCCAGCACTCGGAGAATCGTTCAGCGTCGAGTACGGCGATCAAGTAATCGACTGGCAGTACGTCGAGGACATCGCCCAGGCGTTCCGCCTGGCCGCTTTCGCCGACGAGTCCGACCTCTCTCAGCGGGTGTACAACGTCCGCGGCGAGGTCGCGACCATCCGCGAGGCCGCAGAGACCGTCCAGACGATCATGCCCGACGCCGACATCACCGTCAGCGACGACGGTGAACTGCCCTGGACCCAGCAACTCGAGATGAGCGCCATCCAGACCGATCTCGGGTACGACCCGGAGTTCGACCTCGAGACCGGGTTCCGCACGTACATCAACACGCTCCGACGCGACGCCGGGCTCGAAGCAGTCTAA